One Melitaea cinxia chromosome 17, ilMelCinx1.1, whole genome shotgun sequence genomic region harbors:
- the LOC123661693 gene encoding dynein light chain Tctex-type 5-like, with the protein MSENKCVSKQTRIYQPTYQLNSRKRFNVENVEKILKRIVNSELEEVEYSEKLIPDLCLNLAENIKTAIKEENYDRYRVIVAVTIGQRRQQSVHMFHSFLWDHERDAFASHNFENCHIYANVIVYGVYFD; encoded by the exons ATGTCTGAAAACAAGTGTGTTTCAAAACAGACACGAATCTATCAACCAACGTACCAGTTAAATTCTCGTAAACGGTTCAATGTTGAAAATGttgagaaaattttaaaacgaatCGTCAATTCGGAGCTCGAGGAAGTCGAGTATAGTGAAAAATTGATTCCTGATCTTTGTTTGAATCTAGCTGAAAACATTAAGACAGCTATAAAAGAAGAAAACTATGACAG aTACAGAGTAATCGTGGCAGTGACCATCGGTCAGAGAAGACAACAAAGTGTCCACATGTTCCATTCTTTCCTTTGGGATCACGAGCGAGATGCATTCGCGTCGCATAATTTCGAAAATTGTCACATTTATGCTAATGTTATCGTCTATGGCGTTTACTTTGattaa